A single region of the Streptomyces sp. NBC_01803 genome encodes:
- a CDS encoding DEAD/DEAH box helicase — protein sequence MVEEVSGWRKFAARIVEEREPVEAAAEDAARQFLGRVASLETGATTAWRVLQVSPSDVDLVTSLACRQALPALTANAQQGINQLTNDAGRALTAVRALFGARRVFSGKSRKDEAGEAAAYLISLHEWAASTPLVTELESLAAWDRKALPAIGPSSILDDTIGFAQRLGDRAELVGRHELDVAKTAISAIDQALQREDQFRTAVNAAGNAVRQDEARKLVAEMPVERLKDATSGQLRITALIDAGIRNVQQVLDQRSRIRSLPGVGETTGNRMVGAARTIWQTTLDEMPVRIDIKNRSRATTKLLKTMRAWDAARSIRSATADLAAADAVRPLLQSLDSKTSHVALVPQARTVAELRTALAAVERRGAVLDGGADVAGGDPWEDFSTRPADYYAMLAELGFLADDAEKSQGDLPAEIVEAVRELKLETSHLKASLRGYQSFGARFAIVQRKVIIGDEMGLGKTVESLAVLAHLRAKGSSHFLVVCPAAVVTNWVREVQAKSDLRAYRLHGPGRDDALKSWIRNGGVAVTTYDILGWLEGRIPGRAGPACLVFDEAHYIKNPDAQRTRRSTALIKCSGRAVLLTGTPLENRIEEFRNLVGYLRPDLSINASEIAPRQFRKQVAPAYLRRNQEDVLTELPERFEVDEWMPMSSADEQHYRAAVVEGNFMAMRQAALRAGAKSEKMQRLIDIVQEAEDNERKVLVFSYFRDVLNEVASVLPGKVFGPLTGSVPAAKRQSMVDEFSRARHGAVLIAQIVAGGVGLNIQSASVVVICEPQLKPTTEWQAIGRSHRMGQLESVQVHRLLSEEGVDQRIIEILARKNQLFAEFARVSETADSAPEAFDITDAELAREIVAAERERLLAGG from the coding sequence GTGGTGGAGGAAGTCAGCGGGTGGCGCAAGTTCGCGGCGAGGATCGTCGAGGAACGTGAGCCCGTCGAGGCAGCGGCGGAAGACGCGGCCAGGCAGTTCCTCGGCCGAGTGGCTTCTCTCGAGACAGGAGCCACCACCGCATGGCGCGTACTGCAAGTCTCGCCGTCCGATGTCGACCTGGTGACCTCTCTGGCCTGCCGACAGGCTCTTCCAGCGCTCACGGCGAATGCCCAGCAGGGCATCAACCAGTTGACAAACGACGCCGGCCGGGCGCTGACGGCCGTCCGGGCACTGTTCGGTGCCCGCCGGGTATTTTCGGGCAAGAGCCGCAAAGACGAAGCAGGGGAAGCTGCGGCATACCTGATATCCCTCCACGAGTGGGCTGCGAGCACCCCACTCGTCACCGAGTTGGAAAGCCTGGCAGCATGGGACAGGAAGGCTCTCCCCGCAATCGGGCCCTCGTCCATCCTCGATGACACGATCGGCTTCGCCCAGCGCCTCGGCGACCGGGCCGAACTCGTCGGGCGGCATGAACTGGACGTCGCCAAGACCGCGATCAGCGCGATCGATCAGGCCCTGCAGCGCGAGGACCAGTTCAGAACGGCAGTCAATGCCGCCGGCAATGCCGTCCGACAGGACGAGGCTCGCAAGCTGGTCGCCGAAATGCCCGTCGAGCGGCTCAAGGACGCAACCAGCGGCCAACTGCGCATCACGGCGCTGATCGATGCCGGGATCAGGAACGTGCAGCAGGTCCTCGACCAGAGATCACGGATTCGATCACTCCCCGGAGTCGGTGAGACGACGGGCAACCGGATGGTCGGAGCCGCGCGCACCATCTGGCAGACCACGCTGGACGAGATGCCGGTCCGGATCGACATCAAGAACCGATCCCGCGCCACCACGAAGCTCCTCAAGACGATGCGCGCTTGGGACGCGGCACGCTCGATCCGCAGCGCGACAGCCGACCTCGCTGCCGCCGACGCGGTTCGGCCGCTCCTCCAAAGCCTTGATTCCAAGACCTCCCACGTGGCTCTCGTCCCCCAGGCCCGGACCGTCGCCGAGTTGCGGACCGCGCTGGCGGCCGTCGAGCGCCGCGGGGCGGTGCTCGACGGTGGGGCAGACGTCGCAGGCGGTGATCCTTGGGAGGATTTCAGCACCCGCCCGGCCGACTACTACGCGATGCTCGCGGAGCTCGGATTCCTGGCCGACGACGCCGAGAAGAGCCAAGGCGACCTGCCGGCCGAAATCGTCGAGGCGGTCAGGGAACTCAAGCTCGAAACCAGCCATCTGAAGGCGTCCCTGCGCGGGTACCAGTCATTCGGTGCCCGCTTCGCGATCGTGCAACGGAAGGTCATCATCGGCGACGAGATGGGTCTGGGAAAGACGGTCGAATCACTCGCCGTGCTCGCTCACTTGCGCGCCAAGGGCTCCTCCCACTTCCTGGTCGTGTGCCCCGCCGCTGTCGTGACCAACTGGGTGCGCGAAGTCCAGGCAAAGTCCGATCTGCGTGCGTATCGCCTGCACGGGCCGGGTCGTGATGACGCGCTGAAGTCCTGGATCCGCAACGGTGGAGTCGCGGTCACCACCTACGACATCCTCGGGTGGCTGGAAGGGCGGATTCCCGGACGTGCCGGACCTGCATGCCTGGTGTTCGACGAAGCGCACTACATCAAGAATCCGGACGCCCAGCGAACCCGGCGCTCCACGGCCCTGATCAAGTGCTCGGGGCGGGCGGTCCTCCTGACCGGCACCCCGCTGGAGAACCGGATCGAGGAATTCCGCAATCTCGTTGGCTACCTCCGGCCAGACCTGTCGATCAACGCCTCGGAAATCGCTCCTCGCCAGTTCCGGAAGCAGGTGGCACCGGCCTACCTGCGGCGCAATCAGGAAGACGTCCTCACCGAGCTCCCGGAGCGGTTCGAAGTCGACGAGTGGATGCCGATGTCCAGCGCGGACGAGCAGCACTACCGAGCGGCTGTCGTCGAGGGCAACTTCATGGCCATGCGCCAGGCTGCGCTGCGCGCCGGCGCGAAGTCCGAGAAGATGCAGCGCCTCATCGACATCGTCCAGGAGGCAGAGGACAACGAGCGCAAGGTGCTGGTCTTCTCGTACTTCCGTGACGTCCTCAACGAAGTGGCGTCGGTCCTTCCGGGGAAGGTATTCGGGCCCCTTACCGGCTCCGTTCCCGCCGCGAAGCGACAGAGCATGGTTGACGAGTTCTCCCGAGCCCGCCACGGGGCAGTCCTCATCGCGCAGATCGTGGCAGGTGGCGTCGGTCTGAACATTCAGTCGGCATCGGTCGTCGTGATCTGCGAGCCCCAGCTCAAACCGACGACCGAATGGCAAGCCATCGGCCGCTCCCACAGGATGGGGCAGCTGGAGTCGGTACAAGTACACCGCCTACTCTCCGAAGAAGGCGTCGACCAGCGCATCATTGAGATCCTGGCGCGCAAGAACCAACTCTTCGCGGAGTTCGCCCGCGTCTCCGAAACCGCCGACAGCGCCCCGGAAGCGTTCGATATCACGGACGCTGAGCTGGCACGGGAGATCGTGGCGGCCGAG
- a CDS encoding DEAD/DEAH box helicase: protein MLLEELKPGLRIDGLMPTEVVTVIAAQWHGANALELTYKTAAGGLDQRVVFRKDEDKLSVARSGSRAFDANASDFKLVAEAQRISLAGLFDPMVAVATSDVEPLPHQIRAVYGELMPRTPLRFLLADDPGAGKTIMAGLYIKELLLRNDVKRCLIVAPGGLVDQWQDELFFKFGLRFDLLTNQLIDSQLHLNVFETTPLLIARMDQLSRNEHLKAHLQQTEWDLIVVDEAHRMGARYFGGKMEKTKRFQLGEMLGEITRHLLLMTATPHSGKEEDFQLFLTLLDRDRFEGRQKRNADVSGIMRRMIKEDLLTFEGRKLFPERIAETVPYELTALEYDLYEDVTHYVREGMNRADRVGGKRKNTVGFALTVLQRRLASSPEAIYKSLVRRTERLERKKQEILNGTWRESMPTIDLADFDNDDFNAEEIEETEEELLDAATAAQTVEELNVELTELRALVKTAQRVREAGTDRKWTELSALLRDHALATDANGRPRKLIIFTEHRDTLQYLQRKIGSLLGKPDAVKAIHGGVRRPERRQITEGFTKNRDVQILLATDAAGEGLNLQAAHLMVNYDLPWNPNRIEQRFGRIHRIGQEEVCRLWNLVASNTREGEVFARLLEKLDQMHEAYGGKVFDVLGEAFAETPLRDLLLDAIQYGERPDVKERMHEVIDTTVGDGLKCLLDERALASEHLSDADLRALRTTMDEARSRRLQPHSIESTFKEAFTRLGGRIVKREQGHYEIANVPQHIRSAGNGPIATKYDRITFDLSHVQPDDRARADLLAPGHPLHDAVMDETIRNFGGALNQGTVLVSATLEEQHLLVGVVEEVADATGESVARRFAYAYVDSHGIVHPAGHAPYLDCVAAPNGAATDIACGLPWLADAEDKATSWIIANQLPEYLAEVQPPRLAELIKTRELVTKRLTSESERLLLDAAAAAEKERRGEKPKESSESLRRKAVELDVRLRRRLALLDQQQLMSTKPPQILTAALVLSVSDLPPCG from the coding sequence GTGCTGCTCGAGGAGCTCAAGCCGGGTCTGCGGATCGACGGACTCATGCCGACGGAGGTCGTCACGGTCATCGCCGCTCAGTGGCACGGTGCAAACGCACTCGAGCTGACCTACAAGACCGCCGCGGGCGGCCTCGACCAGCGGGTCGTCTTCCGAAAGGACGAGGACAAGCTGAGCGTCGCCCGCAGCGGCAGCCGCGCCTTCGACGCGAACGCAAGTGACTTCAAGCTGGTCGCCGAGGCTCAGCGGATCTCACTGGCCGGCCTGTTCGACCCGATGGTCGCCGTGGCGACCAGTGACGTTGAGCCGCTCCCGCACCAGATCCGCGCCGTGTACGGCGAGCTCATGCCCCGTACACCGCTGCGCTTCCTGCTCGCCGACGATCCGGGCGCAGGAAAGACAATCATGGCTGGGCTCTACATCAAGGAGCTGCTGCTGCGCAATGACGTCAAGCGGTGCCTCATCGTGGCTCCGGGAGGCCTGGTCGATCAGTGGCAGGACGAGCTCTTCTTCAAGTTCGGCCTCCGCTTCGACCTGCTCACCAACCAGCTCATCGACTCCCAGCTCCATCTCAACGTCTTCGAGACCACCCCGCTTCTGATCGCTCGCATGGACCAGCTTTCTCGTAACGAGCACTTGAAGGCGCACCTTCAGCAGACGGAGTGGGACCTGATCGTCGTTGACGAGGCGCACCGCATGGGTGCCCGCTACTTCGGCGGCAAGATGGAGAAGACCAAACGGTTCCAGCTCGGCGAAATGCTCGGCGAGATCACTCGCCACCTGCTCCTGATGACAGCGACCCCGCACTCGGGAAAGGAGGAGGACTTCCAGCTCTTCCTCACCCTGCTGGACCGTGACCGGTTCGAGGGCAGGCAGAAGAGGAACGCCGACGTTAGCGGGATCATGCGGCGCATGATCAAGGAAGACCTGCTCACCTTCGAGGGCAGGAAGCTCTTCCCCGAGCGCATCGCGGAGACCGTCCCCTACGAGCTCACGGCACTCGAGTACGACCTTTACGAGGACGTCACCCACTATGTGCGCGAGGGGATGAACCGCGCCGACCGCGTCGGTGGTAAACGCAAGAACACTGTCGGTTTTGCGCTTACCGTTCTGCAGCGACGCCTGGCCTCCAGCCCCGAGGCGATCTACAAGAGCCTCGTGCGGCGTACCGAGCGCCTGGAGCGCAAGAAGCAGGAGATCCTCAACGGCACCTGGCGCGAGAGCATGCCCACCATCGACCTCGCCGACTTCGACAACGACGACTTCAATGCCGAAGAGATCGAGGAGACCGAGGAGGAACTGCTCGATGCCGCGACGGCGGCGCAGACGGTCGAGGAGCTCAACGTCGAGCTCACCGAGCTGAGGGCGTTGGTGAAGACGGCGCAGCGGGTCCGAGAGGCAGGTACGGACCGCAAGTGGACCGAGCTGTCCGCCCTCCTTCGAGACCACGCGCTGGCGACGGACGCCAATGGCCGGCCTCGGAAACTCATCATCTTCACCGAGCACCGCGACACCCTCCAGTATCTGCAGCGCAAGATCGGGTCGCTTCTGGGCAAGCCCGATGCAGTCAAGGCTATTCACGGCGGCGTACGCCGGCCCGAGCGGCGGCAGATCACCGAAGGGTTCACCAAGAACCGCGACGTTCAGATCCTGCTGGCCACCGACGCCGCCGGCGAGGGACTCAACCTGCAGGCCGCACACCTGATGGTCAACTACGACCTGCCCTGGAACCCCAACCGCATCGAGCAGCGCTTCGGCCGCATCCACCGCATCGGCCAGGAGGAGGTCTGCCGGCTCTGGAACCTCGTCGCCTCCAACACCCGCGAGGGCGAGGTTTTCGCGCGCCTGCTGGAGAAGCTCGATCAGATGCACGAGGCGTACGGCGGGAAGGTCTTCGATGTCCTGGGAGAGGCGTTCGCCGAGACCCCGCTGCGAGACTTGCTGCTCGATGCCATCCAGTACGGTGAGCGGCCCGATGTCAAGGAAAGGATGCACGAAGTCATCGACACCACCGTCGGAGACGGCCTCAAGTGCCTTCTGGACGAGCGTGCGCTCGCTTCGGAGCACCTCTCGGATGCCGATCTCCGCGCCCTGCGCACCACGATGGACGAAGCCCGCTCTCGACGTCTTCAGCCGCACTCCATCGAATCGACCTTCAAGGAAGCCTTCACCCGGCTCGGTGGCCGGATCGTCAAGCGCGAACAGGGGCATTACGAGATAGCCAACGTGCCCCAGCACATCCGCTCGGCAGGCAACGGACCGATTGCCACCAAGTACGACCGCATCACCTTCGACCTCAGCCACGTCCAGCCTGACGACCGCGCCCGCGCCGACCTGCTCGCCCCCGGCCACCCGCTGCACGACGCCGTCATGGACGAAACCATCCGGAACTTCGGGGGTGCCCTGAACCAGGGCACGGTCCTCGTCTCGGCCACCCTCGAAGAACAGCACCTCCTCGTCGGGGTCGTCGAGGAGGTCGCGGACGCCACTGGTGAGTCGGTGGCCCGACGGTTCGCCTACGCTTACGTCGACAGCCACGGCATCGTGCACCCGGCCGGCCACGCGCCCTACCTCGACTGCGTCGCGGCGCCCAACGGCGCGGCGACCGACATTGCATGCGGACTTCCCTGGCTCGCAGACGCCGAAGACAAGGCAACCAGCTGGATCATCGCCAACCAGCTTCCCGAATACCTGGCCGAGGTCCAGCCCCCTCGCCTGGCGGAGTTGATCAAGACTCGGGAACTGGTGACCAAGCGCCTGACCTCGGAGAGCGAGCGGTTGCTCCTCGATGCTGCGGCGGCCGCTGAGAAGGAACGGAGGGGCGAGAAGCCCAAGGAGTCCTCCGAGAGCCTCCGCCGCAAGGCTGTCGAGCTCGATGTACGGCTTCGAAGGCGTCTCGCACTGCTCGACCAGCAGCAGCTGATGTCGACGAAGCCGCCGCAGATCCTCACCGCGGCGCTTGTGCTGAGCGTTTCCGATCTACCCCCTTGCGGGTGA
- a CDS encoding transposase — protein sequence MRHPRPARGAFGPECTGELPYAAQLLTALDRSTLLLADAAFDAFDFLGEVAATGAQFLVRSSARRCPTVGRRLPDGSYLAQLNGGYRLLPVRVVEAWVTVTLADGTARRVQWRLITSLLDHQRYPARELVDLYHERWQVETTYFSIKATMLDGRVLRSRSLDGIDQEFYALLTVYQALIPSAADIASTRPGLDMDRISFTVLLETAGDQVIVAAGIRPARPVELVGAIGRAALAALWPARRRPRIKARSRKNPTSKHSANVGKHPQVAQSCSFHFEIAILEDGLAPHRRR from the coding sequence GTGCGGCACCCGCGCCCTGCTCGCGGCGCGTTCGGACCCGAGTGCACCGGGGAACTCCCCTACGCCGCACAGCTACTGACCGCCCTGGACCGCTCGACGCTGCTGCTGGCGGACGCCGCCTTCGACGCCTTCGACTTCCTGGGCGAGGTCGCCGCGACCGGGGCGCAGTTCCTGGTGCGCTCCAGCGCCCGGCGTTGCCCCACCGTCGGGCGCCGCCTGCCCGACGGCTCCTACCTGGCCCAGCTGAACGGCGGCTACCGGCTCCTGCCGGTACGGGTGGTGGAGGCATGGGTTACCGTCACCCTGGCCGACGGCACCGCGCGCCGAGTGCAGTGGCGGCTGATCACCAGCCTGCTCGACCACCAACGCTACCCCGCCCGGGAGTTGGTGGATCTCTACCATGAGAGGTGGCAGGTCGAGACCACCTATTTCTCGATCAAGGCGACGATGCTGGACGGACGCGTCCTGCGCTCACGCAGCCTGGACGGCATCGACCAGGAGTTCTACGCGCTCCTGACGGTCTACCAGGCCCTGATCCCCAGCGCCGCCGACATCGCGAGCACCCGGCCCGGCCTGGACATGGACCGGATCAGCTTCACCGTGCTCCTGGAAACCGCAGGCGACCAAGTTATCGTCGCCGCCGGGATTCGCCCTGCCAGGCCCGTCGAACTCGTCGGGGCGATCGGCCGGGCCGCACTCGCCGCGCTCTGGCCCGCCCGGCGACGTCCCCGCATCAAGGCACGCAGCCGGAAGAACCCCACCAGCAAGCACTCGGCAAATGTGGGCAAACATCCCCAAGTCGCCCAGTCCTGCAGCTTCCACTTCGAGATCGCCATCCTGGAGGACGGACTTGCGCCCCACCGCCGACGCTAA
- a CDS encoding PIN domain nuclease has protein sequence MQDRYLIDKSALARWTKPSVREVLKPLHERYLLAVCQPTEYEMIHSARDSAEATRISTWLHAFDYLRTDDDSFTRALEVQRHALNAGFHRALSLPDLLIAATAEQNRVTILHYDGDFDMIASLTGQPTQWVVPPGSADH, from the coding sequence ATGCAAGACCGCTACCTGATCGACAAGTCCGCCCTCGCCCGCTGGACCAAACCCAGCGTCAGAGAGGTTCTGAAACCACTCCACGAGCGCTACCTACTCGCCGTCTGCCAGCCCACCGAGTACGAGATGATCCACTCGGCACGGGACAGCGCAGAAGCAACGCGCATCAGCACCTGGCTCCACGCCTTCGATTACCTGCGCACCGACGACGACAGCTTCACCCGCGCCCTAGAGGTCCAGCGGCACGCCCTCAACGCAGGCTTCCACCGCGCCCTGTCGCTCCCCGACCTCCTCATCGCCGCCACCGCCGAGCAGAATCGCGTCACGATCCTCCACTACGACGGCGACTTCGACATGATCGCCTCACTCACCGGCCAGCCCACCCAATGGGTCGTCCCGCCTGGCAGCGCCGACCACTGA
- a CDS encoding type II toxin-antitoxin system VapB family antitoxin, giving the protein MARTVIDLDEDMVTEAMRIFGTKTKAKAVRLAMEDAVKRHLRQEGFDAMDAGELDFSEIIENTGPRNADGTLKRNGGQAA; this is encoded by the coding sequence GTGGCTCGTACTGTGATCGACCTCGACGAAGACATGGTCACCGAGGCTATGCGCATCTTCGGCACCAAGACCAAGGCCAAAGCCGTCCGTCTGGCCATGGAAGATGCCGTCAAGCGGCACCTGCGGCAGGAGGGCTTCGACGCTATGGACGCCGGAGAGCTCGACTTTAGCGAGATCATCGAGAACACCGGCCCTCGCAACGCCGACGGAACCCTCAAGCGCAATGGCGGCCAGGCCGCCTGA
- a CDS encoding UvrD-helicase domain-containing protein — protein sequence MVVDEAQDLRAAHWKMLRAMVAPGNNDMFIAGDTHQRVYDNHVSLGALGINVRGRSARLSLSYRTTRSSPAP from the coding sequence ATCGTCGTCGACGAGGCTCAGGACCTGCGCGCCGCTCACTGGAAAATGCTGCGGGCTATGGTCGCCCCCGGTAACAACGACATGTTCATCGCCGGCGACACGCACCAACGGGTCTACGATAACCATGTCTCCCTCGGCGCTCTCGGAATCAACGTCCGAGGCCGCTCCGCCCGCCTGTCCCTGAGCTACCGCACCACGAGATCCTCGCCCGCGCCCTGA
- a CDS encoding APH(6)-I family aminoglycoside O-phosphotransferase — MSSPQGIDVPDALIASYTRNGGEEKRTWIARLPALVAELLDRWELERDGGIGSGEASLVVPVRRTDDTRAALKLQMPREETTAALIGLRAWNGDGIVRLLDHDPQSSAMLLERLDGSRTLASVEDDDVAMSALAGLMARLHSVPAPQGLRGLGDVARDMLASVPAAVAALPDPEDRQRLHGWASAVTELVGEPGDRMLHWDLHYDNVLAAEREPWLAIDPEPLIGDPGFDLWPALDTGWEKHHATGDAPRVVRRRFDLLTEALGLDRQRAAGWTLARLLQNTLWDIEDGRTTIHPSQTAVAEALPPH; from the coding sequence ATGAGTTCGCCGCAGGGTATCGACGTCCCTGACGCCCTGATCGCGTCGTACACGAGGAACGGTGGTGAAGAAAAACGGACCTGGATCGCCCGGCTGCCCGCGCTGGTGGCGGAGCTGCTCGACCGATGGGAACTGGAGCGCGACGGCGGTATCGGTTCCGGCGAGGCATCACTGGTGGTGCCGGTGCGCCGCACGGACGACACCCGCGCCGCGCTCAAACTCCAGATGCCCCGCGAGGAGACGACCGCCGCGCTGATCGGGCTGCGGGCGTGGAACGGCGACGGCATCGTGCGGCTGCTCGATCACGACCCGCAGAGCAGCGCCATGCTGCTGGAACGCCTGGACGGTTCACGCACCCTGGCTTCCGTCGAGGACGACGACGTGGCCATGAGTGCCTTGGCCGGACTTATGGCCCGGCTGCACTCCGTTCCGGCGCCCCAGGGCCTGCGCGGCCTCGGTGACGTCGCGCGCGACATGCTGGCGTCCGTGCCGGCGGCCGTCGCCGCCCTGCCGGACCCCGAGGACCGACAGCGGCTGCACGGCTGGGCCTCGGCAGTCACCGAGCTGGTCGGCGAGCCCGGCGACCGGATGCTGCACTGGGACCTGCACTACGACAACGTGCTCGCCGCCGAGCGCGAGCCGTGGCTGGCCATCGACCCCGAACCCCTCATCGGCGACCCGGGCTTCGACCTGTGGCCGGCGCTGGACACCGGCTGGGAGAAGCACCACGCCACCGGGGACGCTCCCCGGGTGGTGCGGCGCCGCTTCGACCTGCTGACCGAGGCGCTCGGGCTGGACCGCCAGCGCGCGGCCGGCTGGACCCTGGCCCGGCTGCTGCAGAACACACTGTGGGACATCGAGGACGGACGGACCACCATCCACCCCTCCCAGACCGCCGTGGCCGAGGCGCTGCCCCCTCACTGA